A section of the Paenibacillus yonginensis genome encodes:
- a CDS encoding threonine/serine exporter family protein — MYMIWQLITSFIASAGFGIIFNAPKRTLFQCGLGGMLGWVIYLVLDPYYDTVISTVAATFVVGVISQVSARIYRMPVIVFSVAGIIPLVPGGLAYDAMRKFVENDYNTAVQLAAQAFLISGSIAIGLVVSEVLNQLLIRKRKPHRG; from the coding sequence ATGTACATGATTTGGCAGCTTATCACCAGCTTTATCGCCTCGGCCGGCTTCGGCATTATTTTTAATGCGCCCAAACGGACTTTATTTCAGTGCGGGCTTGGCGGCATGCTCGGCTGGGTTATTTACCTCGTGCTGGACCCTTATTACGACACGGTCATTTCCACGGTGGCCGCAACGTTTGTTGTCGGGGTCATCAGCCAAGTGTCGGCCCGGATCTACCGGATGCCTGTCATCGTCTTCAGCGTTGCCGGCATCATTCCGCTGGTTCCCGGCGGTCTTGCTTATGACGCCATGCGCAAATTCGTGGAGAACGACTACAACACAGCTGTTCAGCTGGCTGCCCAGGCCTTTCTGATCTCCGGTTCCATCGCGATCGGCCTCGTTGTATCCGAGGTGCTCAACCAGCTGCTGATTAGAAAACGAAAACCGCACCGGGGCTGA
- a CDS encoding ring-cleaving dioxygenase — protein sequence MQLKGIHHVSAMTAKAPANYNFYTKVMGLRLIKKTVNQDDVSMYHLFYGDEKGNPGTELTFFEIPMAGQNRDGNDSISALSLRVPNDAALAYWAKRLDEFGVAHEEIRPRAGRLSLAFRDFEGQRLILVSDEHDSGVAAGTPWSRSPVPAELGITGLGPVKLTVHEAAPTAAVLTELLNFRSKGSFPNTDAPDQPDIQVFETGEGGSGAEIHLEERHDLAHERLGRGGVHHVAFRVDNDDELKQWIEAVRKVQFPNSGYVDRFYFHSLYFREPNGILFELATDGPGFDTDEDFEHLGESLALPPFLEPKRAQIEALLKPLETANPHN from the coding sequence ATGCAATTAAAAGGCATACACCATGTTTCGGCCATGACCGCCAAGGCACCTGCCAATTACAACTTTTACACTAAAGTGATGGGGCTTAGACTGATCAAGAAAACCGTTAATCAGGATGACGTTTCGATGTACCACTTGTTCTACGGAGATGAGAAAGGCAACCCCGGAACCGAGCTGACCTTCTTTGAAATTCCGATGGCCGGCCAAAACCGCGATGGCAACGACAGTATTTCGGCTTTATCTCTCCGCGTGCCGAATGACGCGGCCCTCGCATACTGGGCCAAACGGCTTGACGAATTCGGCGTCGCTCATGAGGAGATCCGGCCAAGAGCCGGCCGGTTGTCGCTCGCTTTCCGCGACTTCGAAGGCCAGCGCCTGATCCTTGTCTCCGATGAGCATGACAGCGGCGTAGCAGCCGGAACGCCCTGGAGCCGCAGCCCGGTGCCTGCCGAGTTAGGCATCACCGGGCTTGGCCCCGTCAAGCTGACCGTGCATGAAGCGGCTCCTACTGCTGCCGTGCTGACGGAGCTGCTGAATTTCCGCAGCAAAGGCAGCTTCCCGAATACAGACGCGCCGGACCAGCCGGATATCCAGGTATTCGAAACCGGAGAAGGCGGCAGCGGCGCGGAAATTCATCTGGAGGAACGCCATGACCTGGCTCACGAACGTTTGGGCCGCGGCGGCGTCCACCATGTCGCCTTCCGCGTCGACAATGATGATGAGCTGAAGCAGTGGATTGAGGCGGTACGCAAAGTGCAATTCCCGAACTCGGGTTATGTGGATCGCTTCTACTTCCATTCCCTTTACTTCCGGGAGCCAAACGGCATTCTGTTTGAGCTTGCTACGGACGGCCCCGGCTTTGATACGGACGAAGACTTTGAGCATCTGGGCGAATCGCTGGCATTGCCTCCTTTCCTTGAGCCGAAGCGTGCCCAGATCGAAGCGCTGCTGAAGCCGCTGGAAACGGCCAACCCCCACAACTGA
- a CDS encoding threonine/serine exporter family protein, with product MSSRENIPLLSPIDICLLAGKIMLQSGAETYRVEDTMIRIAHALGLSSSHSYVTPTGIIFQAGGPEAAKLIRIAERTTDLDKVAAVNSISRKLVAGEINAEEAAALLRDIDESSHAYSVGLQVTAAAISSGCFAIMFGGSGYDFLPALISGGLGFAAVILFHRLINVKFFAEFTTSLLIGLVSYFFIYLGLGRELDKIIIGSVMPLVPGLLITNAVRDLMAGHLVSGLSRGAEALLTAFAIGAGVAAVFTFL from the coding sequence ATGTCATCCCGGGAGAATATTCCCCTGTTAAGTCCAATAGATATTTGCCTGCTGGCCGGAAAAATCATGCTTCAAAGCGGCGCCGAAACGTACCGGGTGGAAGATACGATGATCCGGATCGCCCATGCCCTGGGCCTTTCCAGCTCCCACAGCTACGTAACGCCTACGGGGATCATTTTTCAGGCCGGCGGTCCGGAGGCGGCCAAGCTGATCCGGATCGCGGAGCGAACCACGGACCTGGACAAGGTCGCTGCTGTCAACAGCATTTCAAGAAAACTTGTTGCCGGTGAAATCAACGCCGAAGAGGCCGCTGCCCTGCTCCGGGACATTGACGAGTCCTCGCACGCCTATTCGGTAGGTCTGCAGGTAACGGCTGCCGCCATCTCCAGCGGCTGTTTCGCCATCATGTTCGGAGGCAGCGGATACGACTTTCTGCCAGCCCTGATCAGCGGGGGATTGGGATTCGCTGCGGTAATCCTGTTTCATAGATTGATTAACGTCAAGTTTTTTGCCGAATTCACGACCTCGCTGCTGATCGGCCTGGTTTCTTATTTCTTCATCTATCTTGGGCTGGGACGCGAGCTGGACAAAATCATTATCGGCTCCGTCATGCCGCTGGTTCCGGGGCTGCTGATCACCAACGCCGTACGCGACCTGATGGCCGGACATTTGGTGTCGGGTTTGTCCAGGGGAGCGGAGGCGCTGCTGACGGCCTTTGCGATTGGAGCCGGCGTAGCGGCCGTATTTACTTTTTTATAA
- a CDS encoding cbb3-type cytochrome c oxidase subunit I: MLDSIKDFASWFFVTGDPFIYGADVSIVVATIAIIWALTYFKKWGWLWRNWLTTVDHKKIGIMYILAALLMLFRGGVDAIMMRTQIALPGMKFLEPEHYNQIFTTHGTIMILFMAMPLMFGLFNIIIPLQIGARDVAYPFLNALSFWLFFVGAMLFNLSFVIGGSPDAGWTSYPPLSELMHNPGVGQNFYIWGIQISGIGSLATGINFMVTLIKMRAPGMTLMKMPMFSWSVFATCIIIILAFPILTVTLALLFLDRFAGGHFFTLDLGGNPMMYINLFWMWGHPEVYIVVLPAFGIFSEVVATFSRKRIFGYKSMVFALLTISVVSFFTWLHHFFTMGSGADINAFFAITTMIIAIPTGVKIFNWLFTMYRGRIRFELPMMWTIAFIPCFVVGGMTGVMLAVAPADFQFHNSYFLIAHFHQVLIGGVVFGYFAGLYYWWPKMFGFILDHKLGVWAFWFWNIGFYVCFMPQYSLGLMGMTRRVSEYSWDTGWGPLNLISTIGALLMGIGFLFQVAQILYSTFKHKKVGSDPWDARTLEWTTASPAPEYNFAVIPHVKSVDDFWEVKERRAKGIADDPMPPIEPIHMPKNSIIPPIMGACWFVAGFGFVFEWWWFYIPGMIGVAICMIARSFSYDTDYYIPVEEVERTEEAIRGSV, translated from the coding sequence ATGCTAGATTCTATTAAAGACTTCGCATCGTGGTTCTTTGTTACGGGGGATCCGTTCATTTATGGTGCGGACGTATCCATCGTGGTTGCGACAATCGCGATTATTTGGGCGCTGACCTATTTCAAGAAATGGGGCTGGCTCTGGAGAAACTGGCTGACTACGGTTGACCACAAGAAAATCGGCATCATGTACATTCTCGCTGCGCTGCTCATGTTGTTCCGCGGCGGCGTAGATGCCATCATGATGCGAACTCAAATTGCTTTACCAGGAATGAAGTTCTTGGAGCCAGAGCACTACAATCAGATCTTTACAACTCACGGCACAATCATGATTCTGTTTATGGCAATGCCGCTGATGTTCGGTTTGTTTAATATTATTATTCCGCTTCAAATCGGAGCGCGAGACGTTGCGTATCCGTTCCTGAACGCATTGAGCTTCTGGCTGTTCTTCGTCGGAGCCATGCTGTTCAACTTGTCCTTCGTTATCGGCGGTTCGCCGGACGCAGGCTGGACCAGTTATCCGCCGCTTTCCGAATTGATGCATAATCCGGGCGTAGGTCAAAACTTCTACATCTGGGGTATTCAGATTTCGGGTATCGGTTCCTTGGCAACGGGTATCAACTTTATGGTTACTTTGATTAAAATGCGTGCACCAGGCATGACACTGATGAAAATGCCAATGTTCTCCTGGTCCGTATTTGCAACTTGTATCATTATCATCCTGGCGTTCCCGATTCTGACTGTAACGCTGGCACTGCTGTTTCTCGACCGCTTTGCGGGAGGTCACTTCTTTACGCTTGACCTGGGCGGCAACCCAATGATGTACATCAACTTGTTTTGGATGTGGGGACACCCAGAGGTTTACATTGTCGTTCTTCCGGCTTTCGGTATCTTCTCCGAAGTCGTGGCGACTTTCTCGCGCAAGCGGATTTTCGGTTACAAATCCATGGTATTCGCCTTGCTGACCATTAGTGTGGTTTCGTTCTTCACTTGGCTTCACCACTTCTTTACAATGGGCTCAGGCGCGGATATCAATGCGTTCTTTGCCATAACAACCATGATTATCGCAATCCCGACAGGGGTTAAAATCTTTAACTGGCTGTTCACCATGTACCGCGGCCGCATCCGTTTCGAGCTGCCAATGATGTGGACAATTGCCTTTATCCCGTGTTTTGTAGTAGGGGGTATGACAGGGGTTATGCTTGCCGTAGCGCCTGCTGACTTCCAGTTCCACAACAGTTATTTCCTGATTGCCCACTTCCACCAAGTTCTGATCGGTGGTGTAGTGTTTGGTTATTTCGCGGGTCTCTATTACTGGTGGCCAAAAATGTTCGGATTCATTCTGGATCACAAACTGGGCGTTTGGGCGTTCTGGTTCTGGAACATTGGTTTCTATGTATGTTTCATGCCGCAATATTCGCTCGGCTTGATGGGTATGACCCGTCGTGTAAGCGAATATTCCTGGGATACCGGCTGGGGACCGCTGAACTTAATCTCCACAATCGGCGCTTTGCTGATGGGTATCGGTTTCCTTTTCCAGGTGGCGCAAATCTTGTACAGTACGTTCAAACACAAAAAAGTCGGCAGCGACCCATGGGATGCTCGTACGCTTGAATGGACAACAGCATCTCCGGCTCCGGAATATAACTTTGCAGTTATCCCGCACGTTAAATCTGTGGATGATTTCTGGGAAGTCAAGGAGCGTCGTGCCAAAGGGATTGCAGATGATCCAATGCCGCCGATCGAACCGATTCATATGCCTAAGAATTCGATTATTCCGCCAATCATGGGGGCTTGTTGGTTTGTAGCAGGTTTCGGATTTGTATTTGAGTGGTGGTGGTTCTACATCCCAGGCATGATCGGTGTAGCCATCTGCATGATCGCACGTTCCTTCTCTTACGATACGGATTATTACATCCCTGTCGAAGAAGTGGAGCGTACTGAAGAGGCAATAAGGGGGTCTGTATAA
- the cyoA gene encoding ubiquinol oxidase subunit II, giving the protein MDKKPRSLRTLIAVVITLVTLGVLIWGMFFTADYLVLNPKGPVGQSQKDLIIISTLLCCIVIVPVLILTAFIVWRYRDKPNRKAAYNPNWHDSKVLETVWWGVPILVIIVLAVVTARYTYALEPSKPIDAEQKPVTVQVVSLDWKWLFLYPEENIATVNTLTIPKGVPVRFEISADSPMNSFWIPQLGGQIYAMSGMSMTLYLKADEVGKYFGSGANFTGEHFAQMRFDVNAVEPADYQKWVDKVKGNTGSTLTEASYADLAKPGVMGQTEYSSFPEGLYSKIAYKYVVDGKDNAESSEDTKQEGMPLNTGFGINGLGEAQPAH; this is encoded by the coding sequence ATGGATAAAAAACCAAGATCGCTTCGAACGCTGATCGCAGTGGTTATCACCCTGGTCACCTTGGGAGTGCTGATCTGGGGAATGTTCTTCACAGCGGACTACCTTGTCCTCAACCCTAAGGGACCTGTGGGACAATCCCAAAAGGATCTGATCATCATTTCGACGCTGCTCTGCTGCATCGTTATCGTTCCCGTTCTGATTCTGACCGCATTCATCGTTTGGCGCTACCGCGACAAACCGAATCGCAAAGCGGCTTACAATCCGAATTGGCATGACAGCAAGGTGTTGGAGACCGTATGGTGGGGCGTGCCGATTCTCGTTATTATCGTTCTGGCGGTAGTAACGGCGCGTTATACTTATGCGCTTGAGCCTTCCAAGCCGATTGACGCCGAGCAAAAGCCGGTTACGGTGCAAGTGGTTTCCCTGGACTGGAAATGGCTGTTCCTGTATCCGGAAGAGAACATCGCTACGGTAAATACGCTGACGATTCCGAAAGGCGTTCCAGTCCGCTTCGAAATTTCCGCGGACTCCCCGATGAACTCGTTCTGGATTCCGCAGCTGGGCGGACAAATCTATGCGATGTCCGGAATGTCGATGACCCTTTATCTGAAGGCTGACGAAGTCGGCAAATATTTTGGCTCTGGAGCCAACTTTACCGGCGAGCATTTTGCTCAGATGCGTTTTGACGTTAATGCAGTCGAGCCGGCTGACTACCAGAAATGGGTAGATAAAGTGAAGGGCAACACCGGCAGCACGCTTACGGAAGCAAGTTATGCCGATCTGGCCAAACCAGGTGTCATGGGTCAAACGGAATATTCTTCGTTCCCTGAAGGACTGTATAGCAAAATTGCCTACAAGTACGTAGTGGACGGCAAAGACAACGCAGAATCCTCTGAGGATACGAAGCAAGAAGGAATGCCCCTGAATACTGGGTTCGGCATTAATGGGTTGGGCGAGGCTCAACCGGCACACTGA
- the cyoD gene encoding cytochrome o ubiquinol oxidase subunit IV, whose amino-acid sequence MAQPNTHGHDAHESHGSVKSYVLGFILSIVLTIIPLVIVMNDLMAKTATFIVIMIAAVLQLLVQLLFFMHLRETEKPRWNVMGLVLGIIILVTVVGGSIWIMEVNKIGY is encoded by the coding sequence ATGGCGCAACCTAATACGCACGGCCATGATGCACACGAATCCCATGGATCGGTGAAATCGTATGTTCTAGGTTTCATTCTGTCCATTGTGCTGACCATCATTCCTTTGGTTATCGTGATGAACGACCTGATGGCGAAGACCGCCACCTTCATCGTTATCATGATTGCTGCAGTTCTGCAGCTTCTGGTTCAGCTGCTCTTCTTCATGCATCTTAGAGAGACCGAGAAACCACGTTGGAATGTGATGGGGCTTGTCCTCGGCATTATCATTCTGGTTACCGTGGTCGGCGGTTCGATCTGGATCATGGAAGTCAACAAAATCGGATATTAA
- the cyoC gene encoding cytochrome o ubiquinol oxidase subunit III, producing MAQSVAHKGNHSADHDHGHHDPNELKVLGFWFFLISDVILFSVLFATFIVLRHNTAGGPDGKELFELPGVIWETFILLTSSFTSGLATLAMNRGNKKQLIGWLIVTALLGASFVALEVTEFVNMVNEGAGFSRSAFLSSFFTLVGTHGLHVSVGLCWMIALMIQLGKRGITETTKGKVTLISLYWHFLDVIWIFLLTIVYLMGVM from the coding sequence ATGGCACAAAGCGTGGCACACAAAGGAAATCACAGTGCAGACCATGATCACGGGCATCACGATCCAAACGAACTTAAGGTTCTTGGCTTCTGGTTCTTTCTGATTTCCGACGTTATCCTCTTCTCCGTCTTGTTCGCAACCTTTATCGTGCTGCGTCACAATACGGCGGGCGGACCTGACGGCAAAGAGCTATTTGAACTGCCGGGAGTCATTTGGGAAACCTTCATCCTCCTGACAAGTAGCTTTACAAGCGGTTTGGCCACCTTGGCCATGAACCGCGGCAACAAGAAACAGCTGATCGGATGGCTGATTGTAACGGCACTCCTCGGTGCATCATTTGTTGCGCTTGAGGTTACCGAATTCGTCAACATGGTGAATGAAGGCGCAGGTTTCTCGAGAAGCGCATTCCTGTCCTCCTTCTTTACACTGGTCGGTACACACGGACTTCACGTTTCGGTAGGTCTTTGCTGGATGATCGCTTTGATGATTCAGCTTGGCAAACGCGGAATTACAGAGACGACCAAAGGGAAGGTTACGCTTATCAGCTTGTACTGGCACTTTTTGGACGTTATCTGGATCTTCTTGCTCACGATCGTATATTTGATGGGGGTGATGTAA